A single region of the Brassica rapa cultivar Chiifu-401-42 chromosome A03, CAAS_Brap_v3.01, whole genome shotgun sequence genome encodes:
- the LOC103861068 gene encoding F-box/kelch-repeat protein At4g19930 — MVFSFDLAVTLQRETIRMERRDICKSHEPSQEIPFDLVIDILRRLPPKSLMRFKSVSKLWSSLICSKYFSNLFRKVSSPRPRLYMWLGIDNMNVLLSSSSSPDFNVSTMSSLVVDQDLTIPAMEGYSVSQVFHGLMCFTNEQSAKIYNTTTRQLVVLPVIEESSILVENDKSKRTMYCIGHDSVHDQYKVFCTVSKRGERVGNLVTWVSEHWVLLLGGRDVSSRWRNIPSSCLPHRPLTQFNTVNINGCMLYYLARTHLSKCVLVSFDMISEEISVPQLPEDLVFWPRLPIMIDIVEWDGRVAFLDYPVCENEGDAFENECVMKVWVMEDAETNLWSSKTLVIPPSQMNILNMPVVDNLSLMPRGTTREGEVILVPQNIRYSKRTLNISIDPQETTDFYVFLYNIQKNHMRKVEITKSSSRYVTTKWDVIGLDDVENLMYL; from the coding sequence ATGGTTTTTTCTTTTGACCTAGCCGTCACCTTACAACGGGAGACAATAAGAATGGAGAGGAGAGACATATGTAAGAGCCATGAACCGTCGCAAGAGATTCCTTTTGATCTTGTGATTGATATTCTCAGGAGACTCCCTCCTAAATCCCTTATGCGGTTCAAATCTGTCTCAAAGCTCTGGTCATCCTTGAtttgttccaaatatttttccAACCTTTTTCGAAAAGTTTCATCACCACGGCCGCGTCTATACATGTGGTTGGGCATCGACAACATGAATGTATTATTATCATCATCCTCTTCTCCTGACTTTAATGTTAGTACTATGTCATCCTTAGTAGTTGACCAAGATTTAACAATCCCAGCGATGGAAGGCTACTCCGTCTCTCAAGTTTTTCACGGTTTGATGTGCTTTACCAATGAGCAAAGtgctaaaatatataacactaccACTAGACAGCTTGTTGTCTTACCCGTCATAGAAGAATCTAGCATCCTAGTTGAAAACGACAAGTCTAAGAGGACCATGTACTGTATCGGACACGATTCTGTTCATGATCAATATAAAGTGTTTTGCACTGTTTCAAAACGTGGAGAGAGAGTTGGGAACTTAGTAACATGGGTGTCAGAGCATTGGGTCTTGCTACTAGGAGGACGAGATGTATCAAGTCGATGGAGAAATATTCCAAGTAGCTGTCTACCACATCGTCCTTTAACACAGTTTAATACGGTCAATATCAATGGCTGTATGCTTTATTACCTCGCTAGGACGCATTTGTCTAAGTGTGTGCTTGTGAGTTTCGATATGATTTCTGAAGAAATCAGTGTACCCCAACTACCTGAGGATCTTGTCTTTTGGCCGCGACTGCCTATTATGATTGACATTGTAGAATGGGATGGAAGAGTAGCTTTTTTAGACTATCCTGTTTGTGAAAACGAAGGTGATGCTTTTGAAAACGAATGTGTGATGAAGGTATGGGTTATGGAAGATGCAGAGACGAATCTGTGGTCGAGTAAGACATTAGTGATTCCTCCTTCTCAGATGAATATACTCAACATGCCTGTGGTCGATAACTTGAGTTTGATGCCACGAGGTACAACTAGAGAAGGCGAGGTTATCCTTGTACCTCAAAATATAAGGTATTCTAAGCGAACTCTCAACATTAGCATCGACCCACAAGAAACAACtgatttctatgtttttctttacaatattcaaaagaaccATATGAGAAAAGTTGAAATCACAAAATCATCAAGCCGTTATGTAACAACAAAGTGGGATGTTATTGGATTGGATGATGTTGAGAACTTGATGTATCTCTAA